One segment of Triticum aestivum cultivar Chinese Spring chromosome 2A, IWGSC CS RefSeq v2.1, whole genome shotgun sequence DNA contains the following:
- the LOC123187308 gene encoding probable serine/threonine-protein kinase PBL7 — MDCCFPCLGARKKRKTPARPEKPQIPPAADNKAKPGCSSSSTSAAAAARQDSLSEAKKEFVLSNGSEHRHIAAQTFTFRELAAATNGFRADCLLGEGGFGRVYKGYLESINQVVAIKQLDRNGLQGNREFLVEVLMLSLLHHPHLVNLIGYCADGDQRLLVYEYMPLGSLEDHLHDPSPDKPRLDWNTRMKIAAGAAKGLEHLHDKTNPPVIYRDLKCSNILLGEGYHPKLSDFGLAKLGPVGDKTHVSTRVMGTYGYCAPEYAMTGQLTLKSDVYSYGVVLLEIITGRRAIDNTRAAGEQNLVAWARPLFKDRRKFPQMADPALEGWYPPRGLYQALAVAAMCVQEQPTLRPLIGDVVTALSYLASQPYDPEVHGVHRPSRLTASGTPPRARNHGADHQRGGSE, encoded by the exons ATGGACTGCTGCTTCCCCTGCCTGGGCGCCAGGAAGAAGCGCAAGACGCCGGCGCGGCCGGAGAAGCCCCAGATCCCTCCCGCCGCAG ACAATAAAGCGAAGCCGGGGTGCTCCTCGTCGtcgacgagcgcggcggcggcggcgcggcaggacTCGCTGTCGGAGGCCAAGAAGGAGTTCGTCCTCAGCAACGGGTCCGAGCACCGCCACATTGCCGCGCAGACCTTCACCTTCAGGGAGCTCGCGGCGGCGACCAACGGTTTCAGGGCCGACTGCCTTCTCGGGGAGGGTGGCTTCGGCCGGGTCTACAAGGGGTACCTGGAGAGCATCAACCAG GTTGTCGCCATAAAGCAGCTCGATCGAAATGGACTGCAAGGCAACAGGGAGTTTCTTGTTGAGGTCCTCATGCTGAGCTTGCTGCACCACCCACACCTGGTCAACCTTATTGGCTATTGCGCCGATGGCGACCAGAGGCTTTTGGTTTACGAGTATATGCCGCTGGGTTCTTTGGAAGACCACCTTCACG ATCCTTCCCCAGATAAACCCCGCCTTGACTGGAATACACGGATGAAGATAGCCGCTGGTGCAGCTAAAGGGCTGGAGCATTTGCATGACAAAACAAATCCTCCTGTCATATACCGGGACTTGAAATGTTCAAACATCTTGCTCGGAGAGGGATACCACCCAAAGCTGTCTGACTTTGGATTGGCAAAGCTTGGCCCAGTTGGTGATAAGACACATGTTTCCACCAGAGTGATGGGTACATACGGGTATTGTGCCCCCGAGTATGCTATGACTGGTCAGCTGACTCTGAAGTCAGATGTTTACAGCTATGGTGTTGTTCTATTGGAGATCATCACAGGACGAAGGGCTATCGACAACACCCGAGCTGCGGGGGAGCAAAATCTTGTTGCATGG GCCCGGCCCTTGTTCAAGGACAGGAGGAAGTTCCCCCAGATGGCAGACCCGGCGCTGGAGGGCTGGTACCCGCCAAGGGGACTGTACCAGGCCCTGGCCGTCGCTGCAATGTGCGTGCAAGAACAGCCGACCCTGAGACCGTTGATCGGCGACGTCGTCACAGCCCTGAGCTACCTTGCCTCCCAGCCCTACGATCCGGAGGTGCACGGCGTCCACCGCCCGTCGCGCCTGACGGCTTCCGGCACGCCGCCCCGAGCCCGGAACCACGGCGCCGATCATCAAAGAGGAGGAAGCGAGTGA